The sequence tttcaaaaatgtttcagtaaaaatgagacaggataaaggccaatatctacaggcaatgggaaaaaaggaaacacaaagAAGTTAATATTTAAGGTTAATAATTTCATATGTCTAAAGTTTAttagtaaaaagaaaatgaatgaaagatgGTAAATATCTAAAGTtaactggttaaaaagaaaCAGGATAAAGGGTATTAATAATGAAAGGTAACTGGTAATatgaaacaggataaaagtcCATAATATTTAAggctaaaaattaaaaatgtaaagttaatTTTAAGTTAACAAGAAAAAATGGACATGATCAAAATCTTCTTCTTTCCCTGAGCTCCACTTGGGGGAGGTAAAGCTCCTCTGAGCTGGTTAAATCAAAAATTAGAGGAAGAATCCCTGCTGATCTCTCCTCCACACATGCAGAATGATGTTTTCTTATTTAATGTCTAtgttaaagtcagaatattgGTCCATAAATAAGCTCATAATTTAATATTATGACATAAAGACAGTGTTTACATAGACCTAAGCATCCTGAGACAGAACTTAAGTTTCTCTGTCCCTCCAGAGGTTAGAGCCTCTTGTTGCAAACATGCTTTTTTCTGATTCACCTCTTGTATTAAGCCATAACTGCACAGGTAGTCAGCAGCTTCAGCAagttcattttgtcttcttattctGAATAATCtacttgggtttctttttttccgACAATTTATTGTAGGAgatgtttttaccttgacatgtttcgactgtcatctgcagtcttcctcagaagcgtCAGCTGCCGCTGTGACGTGTCCTTATATGCTGTTCAGCATATAAGGACACGTCACAGCggcttctgaggaagactgcagatgacagtcgaaacatgtcaaggtaaaaacatcTACAATAAATTGTcggaaaaaaagaaacccaagtaGATTAGTCAGCAGCTGTCACACACTGTGGTAAGGCTTTTAACGCATCATAGTatcctgttttcagatttcTCCAGGTACAAAAATTCGGTTGATCGAAATTAGTTTAAGGGCTGACATCAGTTTCTGAAACCAGAATCTGTTTATATCTGCAAACATAAAACAGGATActtaaaaaacagatcaaaccAGAATTGTCAAATCCATTAAAATGTTCTGACATAATAACACAGATTATCTTAATAAATCATCAATAGAAACATGTTTAATGTGTAAAGGATGGCTGAGTGCTGTGATCAGGTTACTTAAGTTTTATCTTCATCAATCACTGACCTCAAACATGACCTCaagtttatttaatgtttttaactaCCCACTGCTGATTAATGAATGCAATAACCAATAAATTATTTATGGCATGAACCAATTACATTGGTGTCTCCTTGCAAGCAAAAATCACTTAAGCGAATAAACATTCTCACCTCCTTTATATTCATTGATCGCCTCTGACAGTGCGTCAATCGACTCAATGTCCAAATTATTGGTGGGTTCATcctgtcagaaaaaaacactgattagTAACTGATAATCATCAGTATCATCATCTATCGTTGACTGAGCATTTATCATGGCTTCATCATTTATCATACGAGAATAAATCTAATTACTGATCAAGAGGTTGTAAAGTCTCACCAGAATGAGAACGTCAGGCTGTCGACAGGAAAGTTCAGCAAACACAACCCGAGCCTTCTGACCTCCTGGAAcacagagaacacagaacaCGGTGTTAGGAGTTATAGAACGTCATCGTACTCAGTGTGACTGGTACTAGGGCACCACTGGTCAAAGATCAAATCCCCCATGGGAGTGGCTACTTGGAGTGGTGGCAGCAAACAAGATCCTGTTGGAGAACACCAGCGGTGGGTGAAGCTCCCAATACATGTTTGCCTGCTTAAGTTCTATATTCTACCTCCAGTCATGTTGTTACCTGAGAGTTTGGAGATctggatggtgtgggcgtggcTCTCCAGTCCAAAGCGACCCAGGCACTTCCTGCTGTCCTGATAGGGCAGGTTAAAGTTCCTCATCAGGTACTCTGTGGCCGCCTCCTCCATGTTCAGCTGGTCGGCATACTGCTGGTTAAAGAAGCCCACtttctgcacaaacacacattaaaataaTGGGGTACGATTATCATGATCATCCCTTCatggtttctttttctgttttttgcatATATGGCATTGCATTGTCATTTAAAACGGTGTGACAAAGGTGTGgtaaggcacactggtgtgccttgaggcaagtattggtgtgccttgggaatttttACAACTGTATGTTACTACTACAACTCCACAACAACTTTAGTTACTATAGCACTTGtcaaagaggctattttgtatgGACACAAATATGGtatgccttgagattttggcccAATCTCAGGTGGgcgaaaagtttgaaaaccactgatttaaaaactgcattttgtttttacccaggttatctttgtctaatgttaaaatttgtttgatgatctgaacgttaaagtgtgacaaatataaaaaaaaaaacagctgtttgtttGGCATCAGGttggctttttatgtctttgaaaCAACAAGGGGAAtcgaaaaaaaggaaactgtctttaaaacagaaataatcaataagcATGTCTAGTGTCTAAATAAATAAGGAGTTTAAAACAGAGACTCACCAGACGATGGTTCTTCCTCATCTCTCCTTTAgtctgaaacacaaacatagGTCAGAGTGAATAATGCTCTGTGTTTAATGATTGAATAATGAATTTAAGTGAATAATGATTCGTGTTtatgatgaatgaatgaattaaaatgttcacACTCACAGGGTTTAGTTTCCCcgtgagcagcagcagcagggtaCTCTTCCCTACGCCATTAGGACCCACAATACAGACTGAAGCAAGGATGAGcatgttgttattattatcttaCTACTGACACCAACAGAAGGCTATATGTTGTATTATTCAAACATCCTGTACAGTTTATAAAGAAGAGCTGAAAATGATATTGAGCTCATCAGTGATGTTCCTGCAGTAAAAAACCCTTTCAATTAAATCACTCTAACTCAGGGATTAACACATGAACACTAAACTCAGCACTGATACTCACTCCTGGAGTCCATGTCAATACCAAAGTCCACATTTTTGAAGAGCGGCTTCTGAGGGTCGTAGTAAAAGTCCACACCTAAGCACAGGTAGAGATGCCACGTTAGACTGTATTTACAAAGACACCATGTTAGATCATCATTATTgatgggatttttttccttGATTAGCTGGTTTAAAGGTGTTCAGAGTGTGTTCTAGAGATATTCCTTTTCTAATTTGGTTCAATGGCTATTGGGTTTAGCTGACTGGTGTATCATGAAGAAAACCCTTGCAGGTTAAAGTCAGCATGTCTGAGCTGAACGTGGTGACTGATCGCTCCAGTGGAGTGGTTATACAGGTGTTTAATGTGACGCTGCAGATGTACATTTTTATCTCCATTTTACCGATCAGAACACAGACCAAATGTGCTCCTGCTGTGCGCTGATACCACTGCTCTGTTCACTGTGGTTTATATCAGGTTAAAGAGCAATACAGCAGCATCGCAGGGGTCATTAACTGGAGCTACAACAGCCACTGCTGCATTAAATTTAAACAGAGCATTCAGGtctttgcaccctgagtcttttattttgtaagcGCTTTTTTGGCCTGCAATTAAAACAAGCGAACGAAACACCCCAAACTCAAACCATCAAGGAGTctgatgcattttatttgcattcacaAAATATTCATAGAATGTAGCGAATTGTTTTGtgctgtgaagaaaaaaaaagagtgatgaTGATTCGTCCTCTACAATCACACTGGGTGCATCTATCCTGATGGACAGGGTCATATCGCACGAGCTAGTGCGTCATAGCACTAAGCCAagttagagagatggagagaaactTTTTAATTGAGTCACGGCTATGTGGCTGTAAGGAAGAACTTTGGCACACTATCAATTATATTTCATGGTTGATTTCCACATAATACATGAGCAattcacagtgtttaaagtgagttttcagtgtgagagagaggagagagggggtGAGCGAGCACCcgtttaaatgacttggactgatgcaaaaaaaggaaaacaataataataataaattaagcCTGTTCTGAAAAAACAATGATGGACGAAAGTTTTGTCATCAGTGTGTAAACAAGATTATTATGAGAtcgtttttctttttataaggCGTGAAAGTTTTGAACGACAAAATTTAATCAGTGTGCAAAGGCAGTCGGACCGAGGTTGAGGGTCTGAAGGCATcaaaacatgatgtttttcttcaacagaCCAGTAAAGATCAATTGCTTGATTAATTGATAACCTTGCTGATCTGACTTCAACCATTCAGCTTGATCCCTGCTGTGTGCAGGTGTTCTTACTGTGCAGGCCCAGGATGGGCGGGGAAAGCGGTGGCGGGTCGGGGAAGGTGAATTTGACGGTGTACTCTTTGGGTCTCTTCAGCAGCTCGGGGGCCTCATGACTTTCCTCCTCCTGACCTCCTTTCTTCTTCCCCTTCTGCTGCTTCCTTGTCAGAGCCTCCTTTGTCTGCTTCTCCTAAAGGAGGGGGTTTAACAAAAGTTCATtgaatttaattgaattttatctgattaatttaattacatttaatttgatttaattagataaaatgtgacttaatctgataaaatttagattaatcagatgaaatttaatttaacaaatttagctttaatttaaaattctatttattctaatttcataaacattaagtcactttattttaatttaatgtaatCTAATTTGATAAAATTCCATTTAATTTAATTCCAATAATCATTAGAGACCCAGAATTATAGACCGTTACTCTTCTCTGTGTTACACCAAACAAAATTTGGTTTGATCGTCATTTCTaatctagatcagagtctgtcGTGTCGCTATGTCCTAAACACCCAAAAAAAGATGACAGCAATAGTAGGGAAAATTTATCAATGATTAACTCAAGTAACACATGAACATCTGAAATAAGAGGTTAAATTAATAATATTACTTTAGGGGTTCCTCATGGAAGTCTGCTTGGTCCTTCATAGCTTAATAATCAGATGTTACTGGGGTCATGATAACCGTTTGATGCCTTTGCAACTGAAGTAAGAGTTCAAGACACCCAGtaataattttcattttaaaatcccaATAAAGATagtctaaattttaaaaacacccAGAGGTGTACCTAATAGTATGACAATTGACTCACGGCCTGCTTGGTGGACTTTCCTCCAGCCTTCAGCTCTTTGAGTTTTTTCTCTTGCTTGTCATACTGTTTCTGCAGCTCCTTCTGTTTTTGGACGTACATCTTCTTAAACGTCACTGAAACAGAAAGCAATGCAACTTTACAGCAGATTTCAGCAACACCTGGCACATCACAActaaaaggaaaagaaacatTGGAGAAAATCATTTACAAAGTTATTAAAACAGTCAAGCAAAGGGccacaaaaagataaaaaataaagtaagtcaaataaaaatcacaCAACGACATGATTGAagattaaagaaagaaatagcATACAAAGCCTTACAGAAAGAAGAGACAACAAGCACCATTTATGCTGTGATTAATAGAACAGACTCACAATAGTTTCCTCTGTAGTAGTAGAGTTTCTGGTTGTCTAAATGAACAATGTCTGTGCACACGTCATCAAGGAAACTCTGATCGTGAGAGACGATGAGAAGAGTTTTCTTCCAGCCCTGCAGATAGCTGAAAcaatcaaacacatttgatttattatattaaatattaaatgtcaaattattgTGAGCCCGACTGGTGCAGAATGTTTGCCAGCGGTATAGGGATCAAACACAGTAGCATTTTAAACCACAACATCAAGCCATCAGAGGGCACATCAAACAAAGTCACTAGTTAAGACAGTCACGTTTTAAACCGTAACACGAAGCCAGCAGTATTGACATCCAATACTGGGACCAGACAACGCGATCACTTTTATACCATTACACCAAGCCAGCAGTAAGGATGTCAAACACAGTCACCAGGTAATAATTGATGAAGTGACAGGTTTATTGTAAAAGTTGTTGATGATTCAGTCACTGTGATTTTACTGCACAATGGCAAGTCCAGCCATAGACTGATTGTGGGTGAGTTTGTCATCTGGTGCAATGATTCTTTTTTCTTGGAGCTTAATATTTCCTTCAATGGAATGTTTTTGGTAATGGATGCTttcaaaaaacactttataATGACTTAGTTTTAATGTGTCCTGAGTTGGGAATCAGTGCTGTTGTAAATCTGTTGTTTCATCTTGGGAATGCCAAAACTCCTGTGCACATAAAATTGACCTTTTAAGTCCTAATAAAGATACCTTTTAgacatggtgtaatggttgttAGAACCATGGAGATTACTAGTGCAATAATAAATCTGCTCTGATTATTAAACATAATTCAAAATgtataatatataaatatgtgaATGTGATTACGGTATAATGATGATTCTGTGTCATACTTGTTGAGCCAGATGACGGCGTTCAGGTCCAGGTGGTTGGTGGGTTCATCGAGCATCAGCAGGGTCGGTTCCATGAACAGAGCTCTAAAGGTCAGACAGAGGATGACATCAGACCAGGTTCATCCTGACTCACCTGTTTACCTGTCCGTGTTGTTCTCACCTGGCCAGAGACACCCTCATCCTCCAGCCTCCTGAGAATCTCTTTGTCGGTCGGTTCTGCATCTCTGGGGTGAATGACAGACCAGCCAGGATCCTACGAGCTTTAGCCTCAGCTGCCGCTGCCCCAATGACCCTCAGCTCTTCATACACCTGAGGGGGCAGAGCCAAAGAGAGGCAGGTCACATGATCACATTATCTAACCAAAGATGGATAACAGAGACCACTGACTAACACTGGTGAACTGATGTGAATTATGTCAGCTGACTTaactgatttcaaacatttttaaaacacctTCTAGTAAAAATGTCACATATTATCGTCTTGTCTACTTCTATACATAATGTCGATGACTTCTGATGATGTTATCAGGAACCAGAAGCATCCTGTATTCTGTTTGACTGAACATGAAGTTGGAACCAGTGCCCCCCTGCTGGTCATAGACACTAACCTTCTCCAGCCTCTCTGACACACTGTCCTCGCCTTTCTCCAGCAGAGCCTGCAGACGTTTCTCCTCCTCCAGTAGCTTCAGACGACGGGTGTCCGCCTTCAGCACCGCCTGAACCGCTGGAGTGTCATCAGCCACCACCTCTGCACAGGGCAAACAACAGTGGGAAGACAGAGAGACGGGAGAGTATGAAGACACATTCAAAGACAGAATCAGagaacactaaaataaagaGACTGGACCTCAATCACTAACTGTTCAACAGACAAAATTTGCTTTATCTAGTTTTTAAGAAGATTCAGACATTCATCAAAGTTTTATTCTCTGTGATTGGTTCTTAGCTaagaacaaaatctaagaaAACTCTAGAGAACTCTGGCCGACATTTGGGTGCTGATACAACAGgatcaaatgtttaatttagCATTCAGCAGCACTCAAAATTGCCAGATTAAGAATGAATCAATCAGATTTTCTAATCCTATTTCAATCAATTTGACACCTTGATATAAAATATGGTCCAGTATTAATTTAAACATGTAGTGTTTGATGTAagcaataaaatgttaaattatgaatATACGTGAATGTGTTTTGTCGTTAGACACGTATCCAAtacatcatcttcatcatcagcaGGTACATATGTGTTTAAACGATGTTTCATCATCCTGGAGAGTCAGGTGTCAgaataaatgtacatttatatcaaatcagagtcactctgaaaaAATGACCAGTTAATGTGTTTGGAGTATATATATTGTATTATCTCAAAgtgttgggattttttttatctttctttaaTTTGGATGTCACTGATATCTTgcttcttctcctctcactactgtgtgccttctgtgtttgcacactgccctgaaCCCTCATGCCCTTCTATGGCCACAAAGGGAGGTTTCTCTATGTTAATTAGCAGAAATGTGCAGGTGCTTCCAGCTTACAGTCAACTGGAATTCATGAACAACAAGCTGTAGATCCAGAGACTGATATAATACAAAAAGATAGTACAGAGCACAGACATGGCAGTACAGATATAGAGTATATAGATCATAGATGTGTCACCTTGCTCACAGAGCAGCACGTCGATGTTTGGAGGAATGCTCAGAGCCCTGTTGGCAATGTGCTTCAACAACGTTGTTTTACCTTTACTGAAACGACAAACACATTACCATGGTTACACACTGCTCATCACTGATATAATAATAACACCATGGTAACCAATCAGTTGATTATGATCTGAGAACAACCAGCAGGAGGAGTTTTTGATGTAAtgtaatacaaataaaaatataaatatgactATGAATATAAATGAGATGTTTTACCCATTTGGTCCAACCAGACCGTATCTTCTTCCCGCCACTATCAGAAGGTCGGCGTTCACAAACAGCTCTTTACCATGAGCTGAGATACTGAACCTCTCCAACTATAGAAAGAAATACataatcaatcaataaaaatatacaatataGACAATATTATCCTTTATATGTCTGATAATAAAGATTGTGAAACATGTAAATGTTAATATGTAAAATAATAGATGACTGAACTTTAATAAATAGTAATGACgatgatagtaataataataataaaagataaataactGAACCTTAATATCAGAGGCATTCTCCAGCATGGCCTGTCTGGATGACATCTCAGCCTGAGACACGGAGAAATCTCCTTCAAGAGCATTCTGAGCACGAACACTCGCCACCTGTCGCTCATACTCCATCTGTTAACATTAACACCAAAAAGAGATTTCAcacaggtcaggtcaggtatgggagcattgTGTCAGTTCAGCACTTCACTGTGTCAACCTTGGTCTTATACTGCTCTGGCCATCTGATAGCCATTGTCCATGCCTGCCAGCTGACCCCTTCACAATGCATGATGCGCTTTTCCGAGGTTTGGTCCAACCCAACAGGTCCTGGGCACCATGTATACGgtaagctggatcaggcctgggaaagcatgCCAGGGCCCTTCAGCTGCCCCTTCCCATCCCCATcatcctgagcacatcagcattagacacacaatCTAACAACGATACCCAAAAATTCACCTGAGAGAAGTTGACACAAAGTGGCCCCACTGGGACCTCTCATTCAGCCATCATTCAGCGTCCAGGCCTTACAAGAATCAAGTAAGACCAGGCGggccaaggactgaaagactctgactttggCCTCGATGCTCAGATATTGGGAGTGCCAATCAACCTTCACCAGCAAACCCATCACCCCATCGCTCCATGTGCAAGACCAAGTCTAAGGTTGACCTCAGCCTCATAGATCAATGGATTACATGGCCAAGGCAGGTGAAATTCTCTacttccacactctcaccattCGCAGATACATATTCAATGTAGCATCCAAAGCATACCCCAAATGCCTGGTTCTTTGTTTTGGAGATGCTCATTCCCAAGACTTCACCTTCCTCACTCGGCGTGGTAAGAGCCCCAcaaggacgtctacagtctccacaaggattgcagcatcatcagcaaaccAATCACCAAATGACACCCCACAGTTCACTGCCCCTGTTACCCTGTCCATACAGGTacttcacacacacagagtaTTATATTAGtggattttttacttttataacctgtaagctgtaatcatcaggattacaacaaaaaaccctttgaaatatttcacgtTTGTGTgtgaagtttgactttttgaaataaatgacAGGGGGAAATATGAAGCTGTTTTTATGATACTACAATTTTTTGAGTTGCACCTGCACAATATACCTTATATTACATGCATGCAGTAAAGAATGAATACTTCATCTGTTCATAGGCACAGCTCTGTGAGTATAAATACTTTAAATATGAACCAGTAAGACAAAGGACAGCATCACATAGTGTTCACTGAGACTCCAAACACCTAGTGTacctgtttcttcttcttcttcttctccttcttgcTGAGGTTGGCGAAAGGGTCGTCGTCCTGCTGTTTTGACTGTTCAGCGATGGCGTCCTCAGCGCTCTGACCACCACATGGAGAGAGGGAAGACCAAAATCAACAAGGATTTTAGGGCAGGTTTGAGTCTTTGTTGCTCCCAGGTTGTCTACTGGGCTGTTTATTTCATGTGGGTCATTAGGGGCCACTGCTGTTAAAGACATGAGTAGTTGGGGGCTCCAAAgaaaaaggttggaaaccacAGGCTGACAGCACTCTACTATCAACAAGCAGTACACAGTAGTGCTGGGCAAGTAATTGATTTTCAATTTCTGTCACAATTCTGGCTTCCTACAGTCATGGAAACAAGAGAACAGTTATTAAACTATTACTGTGACACAGTACCATCACAGATAACATCATGCTGTATGTACTTATAGCTCATGTGTAGTTTATACTGTGAGTAGACAGAGGCATTAGCACATCTACCAGACAAGAAGAAGAGAAACGTACCATCATCATGTCCCctccatcactgtcctcctcctcttcttcatcctcgCTCTGAGCCTTCTCAGCAGGTTTACCTTTCTACAAACACATTAGCACAGTTGTTAGCTGTGAActtgaaacattttaaacacgTTAATACGAATCAGATAGAAGGATCTCACCTTCACCTGATCCTTCTTCacgtttttcttcttctcctcttcacCATCCTTTTCTGCAGGCTGACATAGATTAAGATattcaaatattaaatattgaaTCACTTACATCAAGTACATCAATCAGTCTGTTTTCATACACATCTCCAAGGTCACATCATAAACAAAAATTATCTAAAAATGGCTCTTCACCCTGGTAATAAAGATGGTAAATCAATCCCAGTCAAACAGGAATACAGTGTCTGTCAGTGATACTCTGAATGGCCATCCTTGGAGACTTTCCCTGAACAATAATGAGCAAATGTAAGATATGATTATCACAGACACACCTGGTCGcaaccaaaaagaaaataacctGTCACTGAATTATAACAGATCCCAAAACATAAGAGAGATGGAAGTTAACTGCTAAAGGGTGTCACATGATGGAGACTCAGAGCAGTGTAACtaatttaaaggtgacatagcACCACCTAGTGTAGCAGAGATGAACACACTGCTGTCAGTAATGCTTCTTCTGCTGTGGTTGAGTAATAGGACCAGTTAAACATCCTGATGGATCTATAACCACAGACTGTGCTGTGGATGTTCTGTGGGTGATCAGTGTGTATACCAACCTTAGATCTCTGCTCTGGCTTCTTCTTTAGACTCTTCTCCTGTCCCTcatcctccttctcctcctcctcatcatcagaCTAACAAAGAAACATTATCACAGCCTGTTAGATGGAGTAATGCTGTCTACAGAGATCCAATCACAACAGCTCACGAACCAAAGgaagatttaaagagacagtAACGAAACAATTATCTGTCTGTGAGGACAgagagactgaaaggaggaaaCAGCCCCAGACAGATCaatcattaacatttttataaatgaatgaaataataataaaagttaGTAATAGATGGGAGAAATTGGAGAGAGGGTATCATGCAGGAAAACACTCACTGTCACCTTCTTCAGCTTCGgtttattctttttctttcctttctctaCTTCCTGGACACCAGAGACACAGGGATACATCTATGAGGAACACATCTATGGCACACAGATCTACATCTATGAGGAACACATCTATGGTGCATAGATCTATGAGGAACACGTATATAGCACAGATTTACATAGCATAGATCAACATCTATGAGGAACACATCTATAGCACAGGTCTCAGGTATGAAGCAGAAGTCCATGAAACAGATCTAATAATGTGATTTGCTAACATTATCTCCTTCTTATCTTGCTGTTTCACAGGGGTCTGTCCTTACACCATTGTTGTTTTCTCTGGTTATTAATGGTCTAGCCATTTCCTGTCAAATTGTTCATACCCTGGTGTTGTCCTATGATGCTGACACTGTTACACAGACTAAATGCTCCCAACAAGCAGGTATCATTATCTCTGAGATGTCTGCCTCCTGGTGAGCCCTTAAAGATGGTGAGAATGATGATGCCCACTCAAAGATATAACCCTCCATCAGGTGTTCCTAAACAGTGCAGAGCTCCACACTGGGACTGAATTTTGTGATGTCTTGATCACCGCTGACTTGTCTCAACTTTTGAAGAACATCGTGTTCTCCACCCCCATTAAGCAAAAACATTAAGCTTAAAGCTAACAGTGGCACAACCACCAGACCACTACCTGAAGAGACAGACCACCTTTGGACAGTCTGTGCTGTCAGTTAGTCAGTAACATCTGGAACAACACACTCCCTGTATTACAGGAATGTCCTACATATGTCGCCTTCAAAACCCGTCTGAAAAAACTTGCTcagtaaaaaatcaaaactgcaCTCACAGCTAGACAGATCTGCTGCAACCATAAGTACATATACGTTTACATGTTTGTGCTGTACCAATCTGCCTTGCACTGCATGTTTTAATTAgataattctgtctctgttcaaTTCATGCTTAGATATACTTTTGTATGCTCATATTGCACCAGTCTGCTCTGTATATTAGAACTGTTACGTGTATTTGTGACTTTGTTTTGTCTGCATGTATAATTTTATTGttgtatgcatgtgtgggtAAGACACGTGTTTAGTTATCATCTTTTTACGTAgcattttccttcttttaaaTAACTTGTGGTACTAGGCATGTGTGGAAAATTACTCCTTGCCCTTGAAATAGCACTCTATATCAGGCACTTTAAACCATGCACTTTATTCAACAAAGCTGacaattttgttgtgttgttgtctCGTCTCTTCAGGTGTTACCTGCCAATGCAGTTTTGCTAATTCTGGCATGTTTAATTATCTTTTAAACTTATGTTCATTAATGTGTATCCTCTGCAGAGA comes from Cheilinus undulatus linkage group 16, ASM1832078v1, whole genome shotgun sequence and encodes:
- the abcf1 gene encoding ATP-binding cassette sub-family F member 1 isoform X2: MPKKSKEEAEWIGDEAAPVTEKAVKKGKGAKKGKKSFFEELATESKEEKLEEAPVKETHSKQPQKKKKDRRKGKGAGDDDDDEEDIMSKLKKLSVQASDEDEDEPVTVPSKGNKQNKGGNIFAALSQGQSDEEDDDEEEEKPVKKEVEKGKKKNKPKLKKVTSDDEEEEKEDEGQEKSLKKKPEQRSKPAEKDGEEEKKKNVKKDQVKKGKPAEKAQSEDEEEEEDSDGGDMMMSAEDAIAEQSKQQDDDPFANLSKKEKKKKKKQMEYERQVASVRAQNALEGDFSVSQAEMSSRQAMLENASDIKLERFSISAHGKELFVNADLLIVAGRRYGLVGPNGKGKTTLLKHIANRALSIPPNIDVLLCEQEVVADDTPAVQAVLKADTRRLKLLEEEKRLQALLEKGEDSVSERLEKVYEELRVIGAAAAEAKARRILAGLSFTPEMQNRPTKRFSGGWRMRVSLARALFMEPTLLMLDEPTNHLDLNAVIWLNNYLQGWKKTLLIVSHDQSFLDDVCTDIVHLDNQKLYYYRGNYLTFKKMYVQKQKELQKQYDKQEKKLKELKAGGKSTKQAEKQTKEALTRKQQKGKKKGGQEEESHEAPELLKRPKEYTVKFTFPDPPPLSPPILGLHSVDFYYDPQKPLFKNVDFGIDMDSRICIVGPNGVGKSTLLLLLTGKLNPTKGEMRKNHRLKVGFFNQQYADQLNMEEAATEYLMRNFNLPYQDSRKCLGRFGLESHAHTIQISKLSGGQKARVVFAELSCRQPDVLILDEPTNNLDIESIDALSEAINEYKGAVIIVSHDARLITETQCQLWVVEDRSINQIDGDFDDYKREVLEALGETMINKVNP
- the abcf1 gene encoding ATP-binding cassette sub-family F member 1 isoform X1; translated protein: MPKKSKEEAEWIGDEAAPVTAEKAVKKGKGAKKGKKSFFEELATESKEEKLEEAPVKETHSKQPQKKKKDRRKGKGAGDDDDDEEDIMSKLKKLSVQASDEDEDEPVTVPSKGNKQNKGGNIFAALSQGQSDEEDDDEEEEKPVKKEVEKGKKKNKPKLKKVTSDDEEEEKEDEGQEKSLKKKPEQRSKPAEKDGEEEKKKNVKKDQVKKGKPAEKAQSEDEEEEEDSDGGDMMMSAEDAIAEQSKQQDDDPFANLSKKEKKKKKKQMEYERQVASVRAQNALEGDFSVSQAEMSSRQAMLENASDIKLERFSISAHGKELFVNADLLIVAGRRYGLVGPNGKGKTTLLKHIANRALSIPPNIDVLLCEQEVVADDTPAVQAVLKADTRRLKLLEEEKRLQALLEKGEDSVSERLEKVYEELRVIGAAAAEAKARRILAGLSFTPEMQNRPTKRFSGGWRMRVSLARALFMEPTLLMLDEPTNHLDLNAVIWLNNYLQGWKKTLLIVSHDQSFLDDVCTDIVHLDNQKLYYYRGNYLTFKKMYVQKQKELQKQYDKQEKKLKELKAGGKSTKQAEKQTKEALTRKQQKGKKKGGQEEESHEAPELLKRPKEYTVKFTFPDPPPLSPPILGLHSVDFYYDPQKPLFKNVDFGIDMDSRICIVGPNGVGKSTLLLLLTGKLNPTKGEMRKNHRLKVGFFNQQYADQLNMEEAATEYLMRNFNLPYQDSRKCLGRFGLESHAHTIQISKLSGGQKARVVFAELSCRQPDVLILDEPTNNLDIESIDALSEAINEYKGAVIIVSHDARLITETQCQLWVVEDRSINQIDGDFDDYKREVLEALGETMINKVNP
- the abcf1 gene encoding ATP-binding cassette sub-family F member 1 isoform X3 → MPKKSKEEAEWIGDEAAPVTAEKAVKKGKGAKKGKKSFFEELATESKEEKLEEAPVKETHSKQPQKKKKDRRKGKGAGDDDDDEEDIMSKLKKLSVQASDEDEDEPVTVPSKGNKQNKGGNIFAALSQGQSDEEDDDEEEEKPVKKEVEKGKKKNKPKLKKSDDEEEEKEDEGQEKSLKKKPEQRSKPAEKDGEEEKKKNVKKDQVKKGKPAEKAQSEDEEEEEDSDGGDMMMSAEDAIAEQSKQQDDDPFANLSKKEKKKKKKQMEYERQVASVRAQNALEGDFSVSQAEMSSRQAMLENASDIKLERFSISAHGKELFVNADLLIVAGRRYGLVGPNGKGKTTLLKHIANRALSIPPNIDVLLCEQEVVADDTPAVQAVLKADTRRLKLLEEEKRLQALLEKGEDSVSERLEKVYEELRVIGAAAAEAKARRILAGLSFTPEMQNRPTKRFSGGWRMRVSLARALFMEPTLLMLDEPTNHLDLNAVIWLNNYLQGWKKTLLIVSHDQSFLDDVCTDIVHLDNQKLYYYRGNYLTFKKMYVQKQKELQKQYDKQEKKLKELKAGGKSTKQAEKQTKEALTRKQQKGKKKGGQEEESHEAPELLKRPKEYTVKFTFPDPPPLSPPILGLHSVDFYYDPQKPLFKNVDFGIDMDSRICIVGPNGVGKSTLLLLLTGKLNPTKGEMRKNHRLKVGFFNQQYADQLNMEEAATEYLMRNFNLPYQDSRKCLGRFGLESHAHTIQISKLSGGQKARVVFAELSCRQPDVLILDEPTNNLDIESIDALSEAINEYKGAVIIVSHDARLITETQCQLWVVEDRSINQIDGDFDDYKREVLEALGETMINKVNP